The proteins below come from a single Sander vitreus isolate 19-12246 chromosome 15, sanVit1, whole genome shotgun sequence genomic window:
- the msrb1a gene encoding methionine-R-sulfoxide reductase B1-A, translating to MSFCSFFGGEVYKDHFQPGIYVCSKCDHQLFNSRSKYEHSSPWPAFTQTIHEDSVSKHEERPGAYKVRCGKCGNGLGHEFVNDGPAKGVSRFUIFSSSLKFVPKDKVDGQ from the exons ATGTCGTTTTGTAGCTTCTTCGGTGGAGAGGTCTATAAAGACCATTTTCAACCAG GGATTTACGTATGCTCCAAGTGTGATCATCAGCTGTTCAACAGCCGCTCCAAGTACGAACACTCCTCTCCCTGGCCAGCCTTCACACAGACAATCCATGAGGACAGTGTGTCTAAACATGAGGAGAGACCTGGGGCATATAAG GTGCGGTGTGGGAAATGTGGAAATGGACTAGGCCATGAGTTTGTGAATGACGGGCCAGCCAAAGGGGTTTCTCGCTTCTGAATATTCAGCAGCTCACTGAAGTTTGTCCCTAAAG ATAAGGTTGATGGACAGTAA
- the LOC144529979 gene encoding uncharacterized protein LOC144529979, whose protein sequence is MDTTMIQLRLFVHQRLYTAAEEILGEVEKTITLALHEAEVSQSEELRSLRHPLTLDLLRKKSATAPSLTISPVGRGDECDAPLLQENTGPSTPEESNFSLGAEVPVGPSQTSADLDNNNWNYCLVQTDFKVLEIKEEREELGDDSQTQEMFFPSPEIVKSEPETQLSYEMQPVSSDCSAPQSENNDSDEELVTSKGEQKKTVKRKGKMLQKRSGNMNEKAALPHDKSSAKSEKEHSFCHFCGKGFQYIGSLMKHIKTHEKNFDCTVCGMTCQSTEPLITHLKICHNKKWVCDVCCKHFSKIGFLRAHQRRMKHKAAEPSLTISPVGRGDECDAPLLQENTGPSTPEESNFSLGAEVPGTSQTSADLDDSNCNYCLVQTDFKMLEIKEEQEGQEQHGNVNEKDQAALPLEKSSAKIEKECIFCHFGARDSSTSAF, encoded by the exons ATGGACACCACAATGATTCAGCTGAGGTTGTTTGTCCATCAAAGGTTGTACACAGCGGCAGAAGAGATCCTCGGAGAGGTGGAGAAAACTATAACGTTAGCTTTGCACGAAGCCGAAGTTAGTCAATCTGAAGAGCTCAGAAGTCTGCGACatccgctaacgttagacctcTTGCGAAAAAAATCAG CTACTGCGCCTTCACTGACCATCAGCCCAGTGGGACGTGGAGATGAATGTGATGCCCCACTGCTGCAGGAGAACACAGGTCCCTCAACACCAGAAGAGTCCAACTTTAGTCTTGGTGCTGAGGTGCCGGTGGGACCCTCTCAAACCAGTGCAGATCTGGACAATAATAACTGGAACTACTGCTTGGTTCAGACAGACTTCAAGGTGTTGGAGATAAAAGAAGAGCGAGAGGAACTTGGGGATGACAGTCAAACACAAGAGATGTTTTTTCCTTCTCCGGAAATTGTGAAAAGCGAGCCAGAGACACAACTATCATATGAAATGCAGCCAGTTTCTTCAGACTGCTCTGCACCTCAGAGTGAGAACAATGACAGTGATGAGGAGTTGGTTACCAGCAAAGGAGAACAGAAGAAAACagtaaaaaggaaaggaaagatgtTGCAAAAGCGAAGTGGCAACATGAATGAGAAGGCAGCATTGCCTCATGACAAAAGTTCTGCTAAAAGTGAAAAGGAACACagtttttgccatttttgtgGCAAGGGATTTCAGTACATCGGCTCTTTGATgaagcacataaaaacacatgagAAAAATTTTGATTGCACAGTTTGTGGGATGACATGCCAGTCAACAGAGCCGCTGATAACTCATTTGAAAATTTGTCACAATAAAAAATGGGTTTGTGATGTTTGTTGCAAGCATTTTTCCAAAATTGGTTTCCTCCGGGCGCATCAAAGAAGAATGAAACACAAAG CTGCAGAGCCTTCACTGACCATCAGCCCAGTGGGACGTGGAGATGAATGTGATGCCCCACTGCTGCAGGAGAACACAGGTCCCTCAACACCAGAAGAGTCCAACTTCAGTTTAGGTGCTGAGGTGCCGGGAACCTCTCAAACCAGTGCCGATCTGGACGATAGTAACTGTAACTACTGTTTGGTTCAAACAGACTTCAAGATGTTGGAGATAAAAGAAGAGCAGGAGGGACAAGAACAACATGGGAACGTTAATGAAAAGGACCAAGCAGCATTGCCTCTTGAAAAAAGTTCTGCTAAAATTGAAAAGGAATGCATTTTTTGCCATTTTGGGGCAAGGGATTCCAGTACATCAGCTTTCTAA